One Chloroflexota bacterium genomic window carries:
- the rplO gene encoding 50S ribosomal protein L15, translated as MKLHDLKPAEGATHRKRRVGRGISAGQGKTAGRGTKGQRSRTGRGIKPYFEGGQLPLVRRLPHTRGFKNLSRVEYSPINLDMLNAKFDTGAEVTPDALVARGLVQDAARVKVLGRGELTKALTVKAHAFSDSAKEKIAQAGGIAEEISTNG; from the coding sequence ATGAAACTACATGATCTGAAACCAGCCGAAGGCGCAACGCATCGCAAGCGACGCGTGGGACGCGGCATCTCCGCCGGGCAAGGCAAGACCGCCGGGCGCGGCACCAAAGGTCAACGCTCGCGCACCGGGCGTGGGATCAAACCATACTTTGAAGGCGGTCAACTGCCGTTGGTGCGGCGTTTGCCACACACGCGCGGGTTTAAGAATTTGTCGCGTGTCGAATACTCGCCGATCAATCTCGATATGCTCAACGCCAAGTTCGATACCGGCGCCGAAGTGACGCCCGACGCGCTTGTCGCGCGCGGCTTGGTGCAAGATGCGGCACGCGTCAAAGTGCTCGGACGCGGCGAGTTGACCAAGGCATTGACCGTCAAGGCGCACGCGTTCTCCGACAGCGCGAAAGAAAAAATCGCGCAAGCCGGCGGCATCGCCGAAGAGATTTCCACGAATGGATAA
- the secY gene encoding preprotein translocase subunit SecY translates to MLEAVRNAMRLPDLRYKILFTLGILVIYRLAAHIPVPGVDPQALSQVFSSNQLLGFLDLFSGGALSNFSVVAMGVYPYITAQIIMQLAVGIVPQLEKMMKEGGDAGRQRISQYTHLLAVPLAALQAFGQGIVLTQSNPPVLSHFGFGEYTLETLAILFTLTAGTMFAVWLGELITEQGIGSGVSIIIFGGIVAAVPQRIGQMATSNPVSLLVFAAITVVTIVGIIFINEGQRRVPVMYAKRVRGNKVVGGQSTHIPLKVNSSGMIPLIFAISILIFPGVLAGYFTASGTEWVRNVALAIVNAFNQSSPIYWITYFLMVIGFTYFYTDVIFRQQNLPEVLQQQGGAIPGIRPGKKTEEYLNGVLQRITLVGAVFLGIVAIMPFIVSDVTETTSLIITSTGLLIVVGVVLDTMKQLQAQLVMRHYEGFIK, encoded by the coding sequence ATGTTAGAAGCCGTTCGAAATGCAATGCGCTTGCCAGACCTGCGCTACAAGATTTTGTTTACGCTCGGGATTCTGGTGATCTATCGCTTGGCGGCGCACATTCCAGTGCCAGGTGTGGATCCGCAGGCGCTTTCCCAGGTTTTCAGTTCGAACCAATTGCTCGGTTTTCTCGATCTGTTTTCCGGCGGCGCGCTTTCTAACTTTTCGGTCGTTGCTATGGGGGTGTATCCGTACATCACCGCGCAAATTATCATGCAACTCGCGGTCGGCATTGTGCCCCAACTGGAAAAGATGATGAAGGAAGGCGGCGACGCCGGGCGTCAGCGTATCAGTCAGTACACGCACTTGCTCGCTGTCCCGCTCGCGGCGTTGCAAGCGTTCGGTCAAGGCATCGTCTTGACGCAAAGCAATCCGCCGGTGTTGAGCCACTTTGGATTCGGCGAATATACGCTCGAAACACTCGCCATTCTCTTCACGCTTACAGCCGGCACGATGTTCGCGGTTTGGCTGGGCGAGTTGATTACCGAGCAAGGCATTGGGAGCGGTGTTTCGATCATTATCTTTGGCGGCATCGTCGCGGCAGTACCGCAGCGCATCGGACAAATGGCAACTTCGAATCCGGTTTCCTTGTTGGTCTTTGCGGCGATTACGGTCGTCACCATCGTCGGCATCATTTTCATCAACGAAGGACAACGCCGCGTGCCGGTGATGTACGCCAAGCGCGTGCGCGGAAACAAAGTGGTCGGCGGACAGAGCACGCACATTCCGCTGAAAGTCAATTCGTCGGGCATGATCCCGCTCATCTTCGCCATCTCGATCCTGATTTTCCCGGGCGTGCTCGCCGGCTACTTTACGGCTTCCGGCACCGAGTGGGTGCGCAATGTGGCGCTCGCGATTGTGAACGCGTTCAACCAGAGCAGTCCGATCTACTGGATCACATACTTTTTGATGGTCATTGGTTTTACGTACTTTTACACGGACGTGATTTTCCGTCAGCAGAATTTGCCCGAGGTGTTGCAACAGCAAGGCGGCGCGATTCCGGGAATTCGCCCCGGCAAAAAGACGGAAGAGTACTTGAACGGTGTGCTGCAACGGATTACGCTGGTCGGCGCGGTCTTTCTCGGCATCGTCGCGATCATGCCGTTCATCGTGAGCGATGTGACCGAGACAACCTCGCTCATCATCACGAGCACCGGCTTGCTCATCGTCGTCGGCGTGGTGCTCGATACGATGAAGCAATTGCAAGCGCAGTTGGTCATGCGGCACTATGAAGGATTCATCAAGTAG
- a CDS encoding adenylate kinase, with the protein MSNSPKYVILLGAPGAGKGTQAEMLRERFGLAHVSSGDLFRENVSKQTSLGVLAKSYMDKGELVPDDVTIRMVMERIARPDCAQGVVFDGFPRTEAQAQALDAAFAQEAKRVGAALLVKVRDQVLIERLSARWFCPADNSVYNLLSNPPKVAGMCDKDGARLIQRNDDKPETVTRRLQVYHAQTAPLIGYYRAVGLLREADGEQNIDLVQQDIVKIVEAL; encoded by the coding sequence ATGAGCAATTCACCCAAGTATGTCATTTTACTCGGCGCGCCGGGCGCGGGCAAGGGTACGCAAGCCGAGATGCTGCGCGAACGATTCGGTCTGGCGCACGTTTCATCCGGCGATCTGTTTCGCGAAAATGTTTCGAAGCAAACATCGCTGGGTGTGCTTGCAAAATCGTACATGGACAAGGGTGAGTTGGTTCCCGACGATGTGACGATTCGGATGGTGATGGAGCGGATCGCACGGCCGGATTGCGCGCAAGGCGTCGTGTTCGATGGGTTTCCGCGGACTGAAGCGCAGGCGCAGGCGCTCGACGCCGCGTTCGCGCAGGAAGCCAAGCGCGTCGGCGCGGCGCTCTTGGTGAAGGTGCGCGACCAGGTTCTGATCGAACGATTGTCGGCGCGATGGTTTTGTCCGGCGGATAATTCGGTGTATAATCTGCTTTCGAATCCGCCCAAGGTGGCTGGGATGTGCGACAAGGATGGCGCGCGGCTTATCCAACGCAACGACGACAAACCGGAAACGGTCACGCGGCGTCTCCAGGTGTATCATGCGCAGACCGCGCCGCTGATCGGGTACTATCGCGCGGTGGGTTTGTTGCGCGAAGCCGACGGCGAACAAAACATTGATTTGGTTCAGCAAGACATTGTCAAGATAGTGGAAGCATTGTGA
- the map gene encoding type I methionyl aminopeptidase encodes MIVLKSSSEIAQMRLAGRLVAEVLDALRDQIKPGVSTAELDEFTHGFITKRKAFPTFKGYRGFPASICASINNEVVHGIPNRKRVLQDGDIISIDVGATLNGFVGDSARTFPVGKISTNAQRLLQVTEASLYAAIQQVRVGKYLEDISATVQDYAEARGYSVVREYVGHGVGRTMHEEPQIPNYRQGKRGPALKPGMTLAIEPMINEGKWETRVLRDKWTVITKDGKLSAHFEHTVAVTDGEPEILTKL; translated from the coding sequence GTGATCGTTTTGAAATCTTCCAGCGAGATCGCTCAAATGCGTCTCGCGGGTCGGCTCGTCGCCGAAGTGCTCGATGCCCTGCGCGATCAGATCAAGCCCGGGGTTTCGACCGCCGAACTCGACGAGTTTACGCACGGGTTCATTACCAAACGCAAAGCGTTTCCCACCTTCAAGGGGTATCGCGGTTTTCCCGCCTCGATCTGCGCGTCCATCAACAACGAAGTGGTGCATGGCATTCCGAATCGCAAGCGCGTTTTGCAGGACGGCGACATCATTTCGATTGACGTAGGCGCGACGCTCAACGGATTTGTCGGCGATAGCGCGCGGACATTTCCGGTCGGCAAGATTTCGACGAACGCGCAACGGTTGCTCCAAGTAACGGAGGCATCGCTCTACGCGGCGATTCAGCAGGTGCGAGTCGGCAAGTATCTCGAAGACATTTCCGCCACGGTGCAGGATTATGCCGAAGCGCGCGGGTATTCGGTGGTGCGCGAGTACGTGGGGCACGGCGTGGGGCGGACGATGCACGAAGAGCCGCAAATTCCGAACTATCGGCAAGGCAAACGCGGTCCCGCGCTGAAACCGGGAATGACGCTCGCGATCGAGCCGATGATCAACGAAGGTAAATGGGAGACGCGCGTTTTGCGCGACAAGTGGACGGTGATTACTAAAGACGGCAAACTCTCGGCGCACTTTGAACACACGGTCGCCGTGACGGACGGAGAGCCGGAGATTCTCACGAAATTATAG
- the rpmJ gene encoding 50S ribosomal protein L36, protein MKVRPSVKPRCEKCKVVRRRGIVRVICENPKHKQKQG, encoded by the coding sequence ATGAAGGTTCGACCATCGGTCAAACCACGTTGCGAAAAATGCAAGGTCGTTCGACGGCGCGGCATCGTGCGCGTGATTTGCGAAAATCCAAAACACAAACAGAAACAGGGTTAG
- the rpsM gene encoding 30S ribosomal protein S13, with the protein MARIAGVDLPRQKRVDIALRYIYGIGPLRATEIVQKAQLDPAMRVKDLSEAEVARIRNVLDRDYKVEGDLRREIAMNIKRLQEIGTYRGLRHRRNLPARGQRSRTNARTKRGSRKTVAGRKRSKAKK; encoded by the coding sequence ATGGCTCGTATCGCTGGGGTGGACCTGCCGCGACAAAAGCGGGTGGACATTGCTCTGCGCTACATTTATGGGATCGGACCGTTGCGCGCGACGGAAATCGTGCAAAAAGCGCAACTCGATCCGGCAATGCGCGTCAAGGATTTGAGCGAAGCCGAAGTCGCGCGCATTCGTAACGTCCTGGATCGCGATTACAAAGTGGAAGGCGATCTGCGTCGCGAGATCGCGATGAACATCAAGCGGTTGCAGGAAATTGGCACGTATCGCGGTTTGCGCCACCGCCGTAATTTGCCGGCGCGTGGTCAACGCTCGCGCACGAACGCGCGCACCAAGCGCGGCTCGCGCAAGACGGTCGCCGGACGCAAGCGTTCGAAGGCGAAGAAGTAA
- the rpsK gene encoding 30S ribosomal protein S11, translated as MAPRRGGKKERKSIPFGHVHIHASFNNTIVTFSDPQGNTVAWGSAGASGFKGSRKSTPYAAQIAAQNTARTAMDMGMREVEVEVQGPGPGRESAIRALQQAGLRVRSIRDVTPIPHNGCRPPKKRRV; from the coding sequence ATGGCGCCCCGCCGCGGTGGCAAGAAGGAACGGAAATCCATTCCCTTTGGTCACGTGCATATTCACGCGTCGTTTAACAACACGATCGTGACGTTCAGCGATCCGCAAGGGAACACGGTCGCGTGGGGGAGCGCCGGCGCGAGCGGGTTCAAGGGTTCGCGCAAGAGTACGCCCTATGCCGCGCAGATCGCCGCGCAAAACACCGCGCGCACCGCGATGGACATGGGCATGCGCGAAGTCGAAGTCGAAGTGCAAGGACCGGGTCCCGGTCGCGAATCCGCGATTCGCGCGTTGCAACAAGCCGGCTTGCGCGTTCGCTCGATTCGCGACGTGACGCCGATTCCGCATAACGGTTGTCGTCCGCCCAAAAAACGCCGCGTCTGA
- the rpsD gene encoding 30S ribosomal protein S4, with protein MARYIGSVCALCRREGVKLFLKGERCFSAKCAVEKRAYAPGQHGPTGGGRRKASDYATQLREKQKARRIYGILERQFRRYFAEAAKSSGVTGAALLQMLESRLDNVVFRLGLAASRRQARQLVLHGHIAVNGKKANVPSMLLKAGDAVAVLEVSRKSPYFQALTKTLGRHGVPEWLSFDANNWNGSVLSLPSRQQIDTALKEQLIVEYYSR; from the coding sequence ATGGCACGGTACATTGGATCCGTTTGCGCGTTGTGCCGCCGCGAAGGCGTCAAATTATTCTTAAAGGGCGAGCGTTGCTTTTCCGCCAAGTGTGCGGTGGAAAAACGCGCCTACGCGCCCGGTCAACACGGACCGACCGGCGGAGGACGCCGCAAGGCAAGCGATTACGCAACCCAGTTGCGCGAAAAACAAAAGGCGCGGCGCATCTACGGCATACTCGAGCGCCAGTTCCGCCGCTATTTTGCTGAAGCCGCGAAATCGAGCGGCGTGACCGGCGCGGCATTATTGCAAATGCTCGAAAGCCGTCTCGACAACGTCGTCTTTCGCCTGGGTTTGGCGGCGAGCCGACGTCAGGCGCGCCAATTGGTTTTGCATGGACACATTGCAGTGAACGGCAAGAAAGCCAACGTTCCTTCGATGTTGCTCAAAGCCGGCGACGCCGTCGCGGTGCTCGAAGTCAGCCGCAAGAGTCCGTACTTCCAAGCCCTAACCAAAACCCTGGGACGCCACGGCGTACCCGAGTGGCTCTCGTTCGACGCGAACAATTGGAACGGCTCGGTGCTCAGTCTGCCCTCGCGCCAACAAATTGATACGGCGCTCAAAGAACAACTGATTGTCGAGTACTACAGCCGGTAA